The genomic interval TCTCCTCCAGCGTGATGTCTGGATGTAACCGGATACCGCCCTTCGTGGGCCCGATGGCGTCGTTGTGCTGGACGCGATAGCCGGTAAACACGCGCACGGTTCCGTCATCCATGCGCACAGGGAATCTCACCGTCAACACGCGCATGGGGAGTTTCAAGAGATCAAAGGCCTCGGGCCCATATCCCAGGACGTCGAGTGCCTGGCGGACGATGCCCTGCGTCTCTTGAAGCATGGACGCACCCTGTTGACGCTTGTCCGCGGACGCCACAGAATCTGCCACAGTGTGTACCACCTTTTCCCGGTTGTCGACAACATGGAATCGAATGAAGACAGCCCTAGTATACACGCCCACCCGCGTTCCGAAAAGCAGCCGAGATCGCAGGTGGGCACAAAAAACAGAGTAACTAGAGTGATCTAGTTACTCTCGCCTATGCGGAACGATCACGTCGGAAAGTTCCGAAGGAGCTGTTCCACGGCGTGATCGGCAAAAATCACCTTGCCGTACTCTTCGAGCACCCACGACGTCACCCGACTCATCTCACCATACTCCACCAGAATGGAGAACACCTCTTCCCACTGGTCGGGTCTCAGATCGCCGTGGATCACGAGCTGATAAGCCCCCTCGTGATGATACAGCGATGTATGGACCGGATACTGGCGCAACGTCTTGCACGCGTCCAAGAGGTCATCCAAATCGCGGAACGCCATCACCATGTGGGTCGGCGTTGAACGCGATGAAAAGCCGTGATCTCGCTCGAAGTACGTCTCCTCTTCGTCGCCGTAATCCCCGTCATCATGGCCAGCTCCAGGCATGGACGGGATACGCGTGACAATGACCACCACGCCCTCTGTCGGCATCGTGAACGCCTCAACGGAAATCGGACCCGCGATATCAAATCCGACTTCCATATAAGCGGTCTCCATCATATCCCAAAAGAGATCCTGCACCTTTTTTCCATTGTGCCAAATTTCATCGCGATCGATCCCGCGTTCCTCGAGATCGTCGTAACTGATGAAAATCCGCACCTTGTCTCGGGCAATTCGCTCGACTCGCATCGGCGTTCCCTCCTTATCGCCAAAGGCCGAGTGAAAGGGCGTGTGATAAATTATATTATACCTCATTTGTTCCCCATGTCATGGCGTACGGCCTTCATTCCGAGCCTGTCCACGCCCTTGGAGGAAGACTCTCGCGTCCGATGAACACC from Alicyclobacillus acidocaldarius subsp. acidocaldarius DSM 446 carries:
- a CDS encoding adaptor protein MecA, with translation MRVERIARDKVRIFISYDDLEERGIDRDEIWHNGKKVQDLFWDMMETAYMEVGFDIAGPISVEAFTMPTEGVVVIVTRIPSMPGAGHDDGDYGDEEETYFERDHGFSSRSTPTHMVMAFRDLDDLLDACKTLRQYPVHTSLYHHEGAYQLVIHGDLRPDQWEEVFSILVEYGEMSRVTSWVLEEYGKVIFADHAVEQLLRNFPT